One genomic segment of Ancylobacter sp. IITR112 includes these proteins:
- a CDS encoding autotransporter assembly complex family protein — MRRFWQVLALSVPLLLSALCLPAAAQLFGGPQDQSGDSDTSGGFFGPIINLFSPKPLAEGPPAPDATPYTVTINVAGGDSDLTERIEAASNLERLSSRAPSGAAGLVRRALADRRDINAALYAAGYYGGIIRIRVAGVPPDAEDVFQRVEAARARGPVPVEVRVETGPLFHFGRVELLDAATKRPLAQAPSLARLRLEPGEPALATAIVRAESAVVDHWRNLAHPFARVAEKEVVADHKTQKVDVTFFVAPGPVATFGRFTVTGADFLTPGFIEDRIEIAPGTPYSPEVLDRLRRRLLEYEAIASVRISEAETLAPDGSLPITIEVSPRLPRYVGFSATYSSTEGSAANAYWGHRNLFGGGETLRLDAQVSWFGEKSEAVPDADPFGYKLAATFVKPGIYTAQDDLVANAAVLREVTNAYVREAVTLLAGIRHRYSDDLTLQVSLDLEQSRVEDTTGTHDYGIVGVPIEVTYDNTDSKLDPSRGWRATATVEPFAYLGDAGAGPTLFRGSVATYHAFDENKRFILAGRMAAGSIVGAGLYDVPPQRRFYVGGGGSLRGYDYQSASPRNEEGVVIGGRSFFEASLEARLRVTDTIGVVPFFDMGSAFASEWPDFDGMKYSAGIGLRYYTAIGPLRVDLAFPLNPGPEDGDFGVYVSLGQAF; from the coding sequence ATGCGGCGGTTCTGGCAGGTGCTCGCTCTCAGCGTGCCGCTGCTGCTGTCGGCGCTGTGCCTGCCGGCTGCGGCCCAGCTCTTCGGCGGCCCGCAGGACCAGAGCGGCGACAGCGACACGTCGGGCGGCTTCTTCGGGCCGATCATCAATCTGTTCAGCCCCAAGCCTCTCGCCGAAGGCCCTCCCGCGCCGGACGCGACGCCTTATACCGTCACGATCAACGTCGCCGGCGGCGACAGCGACCTTACCGAGCGCATCGAAGCCGCCTCGAATCTCGAGCGGCTCAGCAGCCGCGCCCCTTCCGGCGCGGCCGGGCTGGTGCGCCGCGCGCTGGCGGACCGGCGCGACATCAATGCCGCGCTCTATGCCGCCGGCTATTACGGCGGCATCATCCGCATCCGTGTCGCCGGCGTGCCGCCGGATGCGGAAGATGTGTTCCAGCGGGTGGAAGCGGCCCGCGCGCGCGGGCCCGTGCCGGTCGAGGTCCGGGTGGAGACCGGCCCGCTGTTCCATTTCGGCCGCGTCGAGCTGCTGGATGCCGCCACCAAGCGCCCGCTGGCGCAGGCGCCCTCGCTGGCGCGGCTGCGGCTGGAGCCGGGCGAGCCGGCGCTGGCGACCGCCATCGTCCGCGCCGAGAGCGCCGTCGTCGATCACTGGCGTAACCTCGCCCATCCCTTCGCGCGCGTCGCCGAGAAAGAAGTGGTGGCGGATCACAAGACGCAGAAGGTCGATGTCACCTTCTTCGTCGCGCCCGGTCCCGTCGCCACCTTTGGCCGCTTCACCGTGACCGGCGCGGATTTCCTCACCCCCGGCTTCATCGAAGACCGCATCGAAATCGCCCCCGGCACGCCCTATTCGCCCGAGGTGCTGGACCGGCTGCGCCGTCGCCTGCTGGAATATGAGGCCATCGCCAGCGTGCGCATCAGCGAGGCCGAGACGCTGGCGCCCGATGGCAGCCTGCCGATCACCATCGAGGTGTCGCCGCGCCTGCCGCGCTATGTCGGCTTCAGCGCCACCTATTCCTCGACGGAAGGCTCGGCCGCCAACGCCTATTGGGGCCACCGCAATCTGTTCGGCGGCGGCGAGACGCTGCGACTGGACGCGCAGGTGTCCTGGTTCGGCGAGAAGTCCGAGGCGGTGCCCGATGCCGATCCGTTCGGCTACAAGCTCGCCGCCACTTTCGTGAAGCCCGGCATCTACACGGCGCAGGACGATCTCGTCGCCAATGCGGCGGTGCTGCGCGAGGTGACGAACGCCTATGTGCGCGAGGCGGTGACGCTGCTGGCGGGCATCCGGCACCGCTACAGCGACGACCTGACGCTGCAGGTGAGCCTCGATCTCGAACAATCGCGGGTGGAGGACACCACCGGCACCCATGATTACGGCATTGTCGGCGTGCCGATCGAAGTCACCTATGACAACACTGACAGCAAGCTCGATCCCTCGCGAGGCTGGCGCGCCACGGCGACAGTGGAACCCTTCGCCTATCTCGGCGATGCCGGCGCGGGGCCGACCCTGTTCCGCGGCTCGGTGGCGACCTACCACGCCTTTGACGAGAACAAGCGCTTCATCCTCGCCGGCCGCATGGCGGCGGGTAGCATTGTCGGCGCCGGTCTGTATGACGTGCCGCCCCAGCGGCGTTTCTATGTCGGCGGCGGCGGCTCGCTGCGCGGCTATGACTACCAATCCGCCAGCCCGCGCAATGAGGAAGGCGTGGTCATTGGCGGGCGCAGCTTCTTTGAAGCATCGCTGGAGGCGCGCCTGCGCGTCACCGACACGATCGGCGTCGTGCCCTTCTTCGACATGGGTTCGGCCTTCGCCTCCGAATGGCCGGACTTTGACGGCATGAAATATTCGGCGGGCATCGGCCTGCGCTATTACACGGCGATCGGTCCTCTGCGGGTGGACCTCGCCTTCCCGCTCAATCCGGGACCGGAAGACGGCGATTTCGGCGTCTATGTCAGCCTGGGGCAGGCCTTCTGA
- a CDS encoding L,D-transpeptidase produces the protein MPDVHRRSFLGLFAVGAAVTLAGCKRTTATSSPLTSLGATTGYAPPGQYGAVSDKFPIAAVDTSQIDPVYLRREVAYTSSYPPGTIVIDPRAHFLYLVQPGGRAIRYGVGVGKEGFGWSGVATINSKQEWPDWYPPKEMIQRRPDIQAQLTKLQGGDGVPGGLSNPLGARAMYLWQDGRDTLYRIHGTLEPDTIGTNVSSGCIRMINQDAIDLYGRVGVGTKVVVLGSPAGT, from the coding sequence ATGCCTGACGTTCATCGCCGCTCGTTCCTCGGGTTGTTCGCCGTCGGCGCAGCCGTAACCCTGGCCGGATGCAAACGCACCACCGCGACCAGCAGCCCCCTCACCTCTCTGGGCGCCACCACAGGATACGCACCTCCCGGCCAGTATGGAGCGGTGTCGGATAAATTTCCTATTGCTGCGGTTGATACGTCACAGATCGACCCTGTCTATCTCCGCCGCGAGGTGGCCTATACCTCCAGCTACCCACCGGGCACCATCGTCATCGATCCGCGGGCGCATTTTCTCTATTTGGTGCAACCTGGCGGTCGCGCCATCCGCTATGGTGTCGGTGTTGGCAAGGAGGGGTTTGGTTGGTCCGGCGTTGCAACCATCAACAGCAAGCAGGAATGGCCGGACTGGTACCCACCCAAGGAGATGATCCAGCGTCGCCCCGACATACAGGCGCAACTCACAAAGCTGCAGGGTGGCGACGGGGTACCTGGTGGCCTCTCCAATCCGCTGGGGGCGCGGGCCATGTATCTCTGGCAGGACGGACGCGACACACTCTACCGGATCCATGGGACCCTTGAGCCCGACACCATCGGCACAAATGTCTCATCCGGCTGCATTCGCATGATCAACCAGGACGCCATCGACCTTTATGGCCGCGTGGGAGTAGGAACCAAGGTCGTCGTGCTCGGTTCGCCGGCCGGCACCTAG
- a CDS encoding DUF2336 domain-containing protein, with translation MIVRQFLDWARTAPEDARAKAVAALARAYVRPELGAAERAEIDEALPALVADPSPRVQGELAAALCRHPLVPADIALRLARLPGEAGEQMLQHSPVLNMRELIALSASGDALRQEAIARREGLPAPVAALLAEIGDVGVVLALVSNPTADVPGFALGHIVSRFGRVPELREALLSRPDLPAAAHQALIRVVAGALSAFIEERQWLSPPEAARLAREACDQATVTQAAAADFSQTRALVQGLQARGELTSALVLRSLLSGQMRLFLEAVSVLSGIAVDHVAALAADRSGDAFRVLYDRLGLPPGAYIAFRTALGVVQCEAYVDDLDEEPGLRLRILDEVLAAYEEAGESAQGNRIVGMLHRWQTEARERSERQSLAA, from the coding sequence ATGATCGTGCGTCAGTTTCTCGATTGGGCGCGGACCGCCCCGGAGGATGCGCGGGCCAAGGCGGTCGCCGCGCTCGCCCGCGCCTATGTCCGCCCGGAACTCGGCGCGGCCGAGCGCGCCGAGATCGACGAGGCGCTGCCGGCGCTGGTGGCCGATCCCTCGCCGCGCGTGCAGGGAGAGCTCGCCGCCGCGCTCTGCCGCCACCCGCTGGTGCCGGCCGATATCGCGCTGCGGCTGGCGCGGCTTCCCGGCGAGGCCGGCGAACAGATGCTGCAGCATTCCCCCGTTCTCAACATGCGCGAACTGATTGCGCTGTCCGCCAGCGGCGACGCGCTGCGGCAGGAAGCCATCGCCCGGCGCGAGGGCCTGCCGGCGCCGGTGGCGGCGCTGCTGGCCGAGATCGGCGATGTCGGCGTGGTGCTGGCGCTGGTAAGCAACCCCACGGCGGATGTGCCCGGCTTCGCTCTCGGCCATATCGTCTCGCGCTTCGGCCGCGTGCCGGAACTGCGCGAGGCGCTGCTGAGCCGGCCCGACCTGCCGGCGGCGGCGCATCAGGCGCTGATCCGGGTGGTGGCCGGCGCGCTCTCGGCCTTCATCGAGGAGCGCCAGTGGCTCTCGCCGCCCGAGGCGGCGCGGCTGGCGCGCGAAGCCTGCGACCAGGCGACGGTGACCCAGGCCGCCGCCGCGGATTTCTCGCAGACCCGCGCGCTGGTTCAGGGCCTGCAGGCGAGGGGGGAACTGACCTCGGCGCTGGTGCTGCGCTCGCTGCTCTCCGGCCAGATGCGGCTGTTTCTGGAAGCGGTCTCGGTGCTGTCGGGCATCGCCGTCGACCACGTCGCCGCGCTCGCCGCCGACCGTTCGGGCGACGCCTTCAGGGTGCTCTATGACCGGCTGGGACTGCCGCCGGGCGCCTATATCGCCTTCCGCACCGCGCTTGGCGTCGTGCAGTGCGAAGCCTATGTCGACGATCTCGACGAGGAGCCGGGGCTGCGGCTGCGCATTCTCGACGAGGTGCTCGCCGCTTATGAGGAAGCGGGCGAGAGCGCGCAGGGCAACCGCATCGTCGGCATGCTGCACCGCTGGCAGACGGAAGCGCGCGAGCGGTCGGAGCGGCAGAGCCTCGCCGCGTGA
- a CDS encoding flavin reductase family protein, giving the protein MFYEPGLNNHGLPHNPLKAIVAPRPIGWISTLSEQGVANLAPYSFFNLVSENPAIVMFSSSGLKDTARHARATGAFVCNLATRALMEAVNLTSTPLPPGESEFDLAGLARAPCHVVSPPRVAEAPCALECVWIDTVQMVDRFGRATGSHVTYGEIVGIHIDDRFLDAGRVCIERLQPLSRAGYLDYAWVEAVTPLPRPR; this is encoded by the coding sequence ATGTTCTACGAACCCGGCCTCAATAATCACGGCCTGCCGCACAATCCGCTCAAGGCCATCGTGGCGCCGCGCCCGATCGGCTGGATCTCGACCCTCTCCGAGCAGGGGGTGGCCAATCTCGCCCCCTATTCCTTCTTCAATCTTGTCAGCGAAAATCCGGCCATCGTCATGTTCTCCAGCAGCGGGCTGAAGGACACGGCCCGCCACGCGCGCGCCACCGGAGCCTTCGTCTGCAATCTCGCCACCCGCGCTCTGATGGAGGCGGTCAATCTCACCTCCACGCCGCTGCCGCCGGGCGAGAGCGAATTTGACCTCGCCGGGCTGGCCCGGGCGCCCTGCCATGTGGTTTCGCCGCCACGTGTGGCCGAAGCGCCCTGCGCGCTCGAATGTGTCTGGATCGACACAGTCCAGATGGTCGACCGCTTCGGCCGCGCGACCGGCTCACACGTTACCTATGGCGAGATCGTCGGGATCCATATTGACGACCGCTTCCTCGATGCCGGCAGGGTATGCATCGAGAGGTTGCAGCCTCTCTCCCGCGCCGGGTATCTCGACTATGCCTGGGTCGAGGCTGTGACCCCGCTGCCACGCCCCCGCTGA
- a CDS encoding DUF3297 family protein, translating to MSDTLPDRLSSDPNSPFHDAELLERGIGIRFKGVEKTNVEEYCVSEGWIRVSVGKARDRAGNPMTVKLVGPVEPYLRTPGE from the coding sequence ATGTCCGACACCCTTCCCGACCGCCTGTCGAGCGATCCGAACAGCCCGTTCCACGACGCGGAACTGCTGGAGCGCGGCATCGGCATCCGCTTCAAGGGCGTGGAAAAGACCAATGTCGAGGAATATTGCGTCAGCGAAGGCTGGATTCGCGTCTCCGTCGGCAAGGCGCGGGACCGTGCCGGCAACCCGATGACGGTGAAGCTGGTCGGGCCGGTCGAGCCCTATCTGCGCACGCCGGGTGAATGA
- a CDS encoding NAD kinase has protein sequence MNDIARPAVSSPAASSPAGAEAAPGFGRIAFVASEAPDAQQAQARLNARYGAVAAEDADVIVALGGDGFMLQTLHRFRDTDRPIYGMNRGSVGFLMNSFREEDLPARLAASQRVVIHPLMMEATDVKGRQHRAWAINEVSLIRQSYQAAKLRIAIDGKVRMEELICDGVLVATPAGSTAYNLSAQGPILPIGTPLLAVTPISAFRPRRWRGALVPDRARVDIAVMEFEKRPVNATADHFEVRDVVAVRARLDPNSSMTMLVDRDHSIEERILAEQFG, from the coding sequence ATGAACGACATCGCACGCCCTGCCGTTTCCAGCCCCGCCGCTTCGAGCCCCGCCGGGGCCGAGGCTGCGCCTGGATTCGGCCGCATCGCCTTCGTCGCCAGCGAGGCGCCGGATGCGCAGCAGGCGCAGGCCCGCCTGAACGCGCGCTACGGCGCGGTGGCGGCTGAGGATGCTGATGTCATCGTCGCGCTCGGCGGCGACGGCTTCATGCTGCAGACCCTGCACCGCTTCCGCGACACCGACCGGCCGATCTATGGCATGAATCGCGGCTCGGTCGGCTTCCTCATGAACAGCTTTCGCGAGGAGGATCTGCCCGCCCGCCTCGCCGCGTCGCAGCGCGTGGTCATCCACCCGCTGATGATGGAAGCCACCGATGTGAAGGGGCGCCAGCATCGCGCCTGGGCCATCAACGAAGTGTCGCTGATCCGCCAGTCCTACCAGGCGGCGAAGCTGCGCATCGCCATTGACGGCAAGGTGCGCATGGAGGAACTGATCTGCGACGGCGTGCTGGTGGCGACGCCCGCCGGCTCCACCGCCTATAATCTCTCCGCCCAGGGCCCGATCCTGCCCATCGGCACGCCGCTACTGGCGGTCACGCCGATTTCCGCCTTCCGCCCGCGCCGCTGGCGTGGGGCGCTGGTGCCCGACCGCGCCCGCGTCGACATTGCGGTGATGGAGTTCGAGAAGCGCCCGGTGAACGCCACGGCGGATCATTTCGAGGTGCGCGACGTGGTCGCTGTGCGCGCCCGGCTCGACCCCAACTCCTCCATGACCATGCTGGTCGACCGCGATCACTCGATCGAGGAGCGCATTCTGGCCGAGCAGTTCGGCTGA
- a CDS encoding MBL fold metallo-hydrolase: MSPMSRRHALAGAASLAALPAALPLLAAAPSPAAAQTGSGQQVPGLYRYRVGSAEMTAVNDGMRTFPLPDGFVRNATREEVNAALERAFLPKDTMSIPFNPLLINNGGKLTLIDTGNGPQPGNAPVGRLQANLAWAGVKPADIETVVISHFHGDHINGLRTPDGGLAFPNAEILVPEAEWAFWMDEGEMSRAPEALKANFANVRRVFKDIDSKVNRYGWDKEIAPGLTSVNAAGHTPGHTAFIFASGNERLFIQSDTTNTPILFAPNPEWQVQFDMDGAKAVETRRRIYDMVAAERLQLTGYHYPFPATGFIRKEGEGYAVVPVLWRPVL; the protein is encoded by the coding sequence ATGAGCCCGATGTCTCGCCGCCATGCGCTCGCCGGCGCCGCCAGCCTGGCCGCGCTGCCGGCCGCCCTGCCGCTGCTGGCCGCGGCTCCCTCGCCGGCGGCGGCGCAGACCGGGTCCGGACAGCAGGTGCCGGGGCTGTACCGCTACCGCGTCGGCTCGGCGGAGATGACGGCAGTGAATGACGGCATGCGCACCTTCCCGCTGCCGGATGGCTTCGTCCGCAATGCCACGCGCGAGGAGGTGAACGCGGCGCTCGAACGGGCCTTCCTGCCGAAGGACACGATGTCGATCCCGTTCAACCCGCTGCTGATCAATAATGGCGGCAAACTCACCCTGATCGACACCGGCAATGGCCCACAACCGGGCAATGCGCCGGTCGGGCGGCTGCAGGCCAATCTCGCCTGGGCCGGGGTCAAGCCCGCCGATATCGAGACGGTGGTGATCTCGCATTTCCACGGCGACCACATTAACGGCCTGCGCACTCCCGATGGCGGGCTAGCCTTCCCCAATGCGGAAATCCTGGTGCCGGAGGCCGAATGGGCGTTCTGGATGGATGAGGGTGAGATGAGCCGGGCGCCCGAGGCGCTGAAGGCCAATTTCGCCAATGTCCGCAGGGTGTTCAAGGATATTGACAGCAAGGTCAACCGCTATGGCTGGGACAAGGAGATCGCCCCCGGCCTGACCAGCGTCAATGCCGCCGGCCACACGCCGGGCCACACGGCGTTCATCTTCGCCTCCGGCAATGAGCGCCTGTTCATCCAGTCCGATACCACCAACACGCCGATCCTGTTCGCGCCGAATCCGGAGTGGCAGGTGCAGTTCGACATGGACGGCGCCAAGGCGGTGGAGACCCGCCGCCGCATCTACGACATGGTGGCGGCGGAGCGGCTGCAGCTCACCGGCTATCACTACCCTTTCCCGGCCACCGGCTTCATCCGCAAGGAAGGCGAGGGCTACGCCGTGGTACCGGTACTCTGGCGCCCGGTGCTCTGA
- a CDS encoding ABC transporter permease encodes MGSLSRAYGRPLAAVIIGIAVAWVLVLILVPLGAMVEQSLWWRESKGDVSLTIDRLYNDISLIELDRQAETDPAKKAAFDQSLAQKQAEIATLEAQEKDPPKSYGLANFTRMSGLHFYIFVRTILYALMVTALALIVCYPVAYVVALASGPRKAIILMVALIVPYAINELLRVYAWLMILDYRGVINGLLQWMGFLNLDAREWIPFLENPSAVFLAMIYTYVLFMVFPMVNTLETLDRNQIEAARDLGASTLRIHRRVIIPHAKPGIAVGCIMTFMLSAGSYSVPAIMTRGQGGDWFSQLVYRQFYEANNWNMGSAYAVSLLVVCTAFILLMMRLFGVGLRDIAK; translated from the coding sequence ATGGGTAGCCTGTCGCGCGCCTATGGCCGGCCGCTCGCCGCCGTCATCATCGGCATCGCCGTCGCCTGGGTGCTGGTGCTCATTCTCGTCCCGCTCGGGGCGATGGTGGAGCAGTCACTGTGGTGGCGCGAATCCAAGGGCGATGTCTCGCTCACCATCGACCGGCTCTATAACGACATCTCGCTGATCGAACTCGATCGGCAGGCCGAGACCGATCCGGCGAAGAAGGCGGCCTTCGACCAGAGCCTGGCGCAGAAGCAGGCCGAAATCGCCACGCTGGAGGCGCAGGAAAAAGACCCGCCGAAGAGCTACGGCCTCGCCAATTTCACCCGCATGAGCGGGCTGCATTTCTACATCTTCGTGCGCACCATCCTCTACGCGCTGATGGTCACGGCGCTGGCGCTGATCGTCTGCTACCCCGTCGCCTATGTGGTGGCGCTGGCGAGCGGGCCGCGCAAGGCGATCATCCTGATGGTCGCGCTGATCGTGCCCTATGCCATCAACGAGCTGCTGCGCGTCTATGCCTGGCTGATGATCCTCGACTATCGCGGCGTCATCAATGGGCTGCTGCAGTGGATGGGTTTCCTCAATCTCGACGCACGCGAGTGGATACCCTTCCTGGAAAACCCCTCCGCCGTCTTCCTGGCGATGATCTACACCTATGTGCTGTTCATGGTGTTCCCGATGGTGAACACGCTGGAGACGCTGGACCGCAACCAGATCGAGGCGGCGCGCGATCTCGGCGCCTCCACTCTGCGCATCCATCGCCGCGTCATCATTCCCCATGCCAAGCCGGGCATCGCAGTGGGCTGCATCATGACCTTCATGTTGTCCGCCGGCTCCTATTCCGTGCCGGCGATCATGACGCGCGGACAGGGCGGCGACTGGTTCAGCCAGCTCGTCTACCGGCAGTTCTATGAGGCGAACAACTGGAACATGGGCTCGGCCTATGCCGTGTCGCTGCTCGTCGTTTGCACCGCCTTCATTCTTCTGATGATGCGCCTGTTCGGCGTCGGGCTGAGGGATATCGCCAAATGA
- a CDS encoding nitroreductase: protein MSSADPALELLRTRKSPKVFDLTFPAPDAAECDSMLAIASRVPDHGKLAPWRFVVFEGEARECAGEAIAAVFVADNPAADAERVALERTRLSRAPLVIAVVSRAAPHAKIPEWEQTLSGAAACTLLLLAAHAHGYAGTWLTEWYSYDPRVRAALGLSTEERIIGFVHIGSLARPQDDRPRPALADLVTRY, encoded by the coding sequence ATGAGCTCCGCCGACCCTGCCCTCGAACTGCTTCGCACCCGCAAGAGCCCCAAGGTTTTCGACCTCACCTTCCCCGCGCCGGATGCGGCCGAGTGCGACTCGATGCTGGCCATCGCCTCGCGCGTGCCCGATCACGGCAAGCTCGCCCCCTGGCGCTTCGTCGTCTTCGAGGGCGAGGCGCGCGAGTGCGCGGGCGAGGCTATTGCCGCCGTCTTCGTCGCCGACAATCCGGCGGCCGATGCCGAGCGGGTCGCGCTCGAACGCACCCGCCTGTCGCGCGCCCCGCTGGTGATCGCGGTGGTCTCCCGGGCAGCCCCGCACGCCAAGATCCCCGAATGGGAGCAGACGCTCTCCGGCGCGGCGGCCTGCACATTGCTGCTGCTCGCCGCGCACGCGCATGGCTATGCCGGAACCTGGCTGACCGAATGGTACAGCTACGATCCGCGCGTGCGGGCAGCACTGGGCCTGTCGACGGAGGAGCGCATCATCGGCTTCGTGCATATCGGCAGCCTGGCCCGGCCGCAGGATGACCGCCCCCGCCCTGCCCTCGCCGACCTCGTCACCCGGTACTGA
- a CDS encoding ABC transporter permease produces the protein MSAATESAGARLVLNIYIGLFVLYLFLPLAVMSAAAFNSFDYPSVTQWHGFTLKWFVALAHDQRLLQGLVNSVLVALGVIAVSIPAGLAGALILTRLGQRSGTVLYSVLVSPVLTPGIILGISSLIFWREFGVPGGLFVAVMAQSSFIASYAMLLFLARLQRQDRTLEEAALDLGASHTLVFRRITLPFLAPTCFTAAVVAFLQSFENYNTTVFAIGGEWTLVTEIASRLRFGLSPVINVVGVIFVGLTLIAAVAYVALKKRPQA, from the coding sequence ATGAGCGCCGCGACCGAGAGCGCCGGCGCGCGGCTGGTGCTGAACATCTATATCGGCCTGTTCGTGCTCTACCTGTTCCTGCCGCTGGCGGTGATGTCGGCGGCGGCGTTCAATTCGTTCGATTATCCCTCCGTCACCCAGTGGCACGGCTTCACGCTGAAATGGTTCGTCGCCCTCGCCCATGACCAGCGGCTGCTGCAGGGGCTGGTGAATTCGGTGCTGGTGGCGCTCGGCGTGATCGCCGTGTCGATCCCCGCCGGCCTCGCGGGGGCGCTGATCCTCACCCGGCTCGGCCAGCGCTCCGGCACCGTGCTCTATTCGGTGCTGGTCTCACCGGTGCTGACGCCCGGCATCATTCTCGGCATTTCCAGCCTGATCTTCTGGCGCGAATTCGGCGTACCCGGAGGGCTGTTCGTCGCCGTCATGGCGCAGTCGAGCTTCATCGCCTCCTACGCGATGCTGCTGTTCCTCGCCCGGCTGCAGCGGCAGGACCGCACGCTGGAAGAGGCGGCGCTGGACCTCGGCGCCAGCCACACGCTGGTGTTCCGGCGCATCACCCTGCCCTTTCTCGCGCCCACCTGCTTCACCGCTGCCGTTGTCGCGTTCCTGCAATCATTCGAGAACTACAACACCACGGTGTTCGCCATTGGCGGCGAGTGGACGCTCGTTACCGAGATCGCCTCGCGGCTGCGCTTCGGGCTCTCGCCGGTCATCAATGTGGTCGGTGTGATCTTTGTCGGCCTGACGCTCATTGCCGCCGTCGCCTATGTCGCGCTGAAGAAGAGGCCGCAGGCGTAG
- a CDS encoding type II toxin-antitoxin system VapC family toxin: MGMPLLLDTCAALWVAQGAPIADEARGTLIEARLRGAPISLSPMTAWELGRLVEQGRVRLAMEPAKWFAALAGLPGMSIALMTPETLIASSFLPGLPPLDPVDRVLIATARDQGYRLMTRDRVILDYAATGYVQAVAC, from the coding sequence ATGGGCATGCCGCTTCTCCTGGATACTTGCGCAGCGCTTTGGGTGGCGCAGGGTGCGCCTATTGCCGACGAGGCGCGGGGCACGCTGATCGAGGCCCGCCTGCGCGGCGCGCCGATCTCTCTTTCGCCGATGACCGCCTGGGAACTGGGTCGCCTGGTCGAACAGGGGCGGGTGCGCCTTGCGATGGAGCCGGCGAAGTGGTTCGCCGCCCTTGCCGGCCTGCCAGGCATGAGCATCGCCCTGATGACGCCGGAGACATTGATTGCCTCCTCCTTCCTGCCCGGCCTGCCGCCGTTGGACCCGGTCGACCGGGTGCTGATCGCGACGGCGCGCGACCAGGGCTACCGGCTGATGACGCGGGATCGGGTTATTCTGGACTACGCCGCAACCGGCTATGTTCAGGCGGTTGCCTGCTAG
- the parA gene encoding ParA family partition ATPase, protein MSGRIITIAQQKGGSGKTTLAAHLAVALTRHMVLGLPARIALLDCDPQGSLGEWFEAREASLGERGTGLSFRTASGWGARREARSLTRDHDIVVIDTPPKSDVESRPAIEVADLVVVPVQPTPVDLWATRPTLEMIGKEGTACLLVINRAQPRAALTQEMAAAIEALGHPAAQTRLGNRVGFAASMGRGLTALETEPGSKGAAEFGALAAELAARLDL, encoded by the coding sequence ATGAGTGGCAGAATTATCACTATCGCCCAGCAGAAGGGCGGTTCGGGCAAGACGACGCTGGCGGCCCATCTCGCTGTTGCCCTGACGCGACACATGGTTCTGGGGCTGCCGGCCCGTATCGCCCTGCTCGATTGCGACCCCCAGGGTAGTCTGGGCGAATGGTTCGAAGCCCGCGAAGCCAGCCTCGGCGAACGGGGCACCGGATTGTCGTTCCGTACGGCCTCGGGCTGGGGCGCGCGCCGCGAGGCCCGCAGCCTGACGCGGGACCACGACATCGTCGTCATCGACACCCCACCGAAATCGGACGTGGAATCCCGTCCGGCAATCGAGGTCGCCGATCTCGTCGTCGTGCCCGTTCAGCCGACGCCCGTCGATCTGTGGGCCACCCGTCCCACGCTGGAGATGATCGGCAAGGAAGGCACGGCCTGCCTGCTGGTGATCAATCGGGCGCAGCCGCGCGCCGCGCTGACGCAGGAGATGGCGGCGGCCATCGAGGCACTCGGCCATCCCGCCGCGCAAACGCGGCTCGGCAACCGCGTCGGCTTCGCCGCCAGCATGGGCCGGGGCCTGACGGCGCTGGAGACCGAGCCCGGCTCGAAAGGCGCGGCCGAGTTCGGCGCGCTCGCCGCCGAGCTGGCGGCGCGCCTGGATCTCTGA